The genomic window CTGATGCTTTAGAAATGTGTGTTGGCCAACTACAAGTAACTGCTTTTGGTGAGGAAATTAGCGCTTCCATTTATGAGAAAGCAACGATGCTACTGTTACAATTGATTAAGAAACGTCCCTTTCATAATGCAAATAAGAGAACTGCTTTCTTAGCATTATTTGTATTCCTAAAGATTAATGGTTACGTTCTAACTATTCCAGAGAAAAAAGCA from Enterococcus sp. DIV1094 includes these protein-coding regions:
- a CDS encoding type II toxin-antitoxin system death-on-curing family toxin, which codes for MTVKYLEARDIIKMNVIQIKKYSPNEPIGVKDPDALEMCVGQLQVTAFGEEISASIYEKATMLLLQLIKKRPFHNANKRTAFLALFVFLKINGYVLTIPEKKAIDLVINIAIYDGAFDQLKEEVLIMIKTHTKPS